The following are from one region of the Salmo trutta chromosome 20, fSalTru1.1, whole genome shotgun sequence genome:
- the LOC115155749 gene encoding uncharacterized protein LOC115155749 isoform X4, with product MIFSFTDKGHDEQKACTVEQKSLSGKEKHLNDEKKSLSDNEERLLCAADNPHRRGNAHLERSPLYKGNRLHKQENPSNNEEKTSCDVVKTLCDMERALCDIKNCAEESSSSDDENSSGDEVEGQRLDSNVPSGSDPLPSKEEHSCDNNVSEQSLQKTSQAKKPCRKKSVPRKGTRSNLRSSTKMTVSTCSTTDDGKRKWDKKYFCLYCNEPHHKIARHLERIHAEEAAVAHAVSFPKLSKIRSLLLDQLRNKGNYLHNLEVLQSGDGEIVTKKRPSYNGVSVRDYLPCQHCLAFFNKIDLWKHEGSCKARKGQDEKRGGKRVRVQAASSRLLPLPVYSTGGCEEIIHNMNQDDIQCHIKNDPLICKYGNALSAKHCHAKSQFTYISSKMRELARFVLTVNEMDCGVQYLHEVCVPSKFKLAVHAARKMSGHDPTSDRYKTPSLALKIGYSLKRATEIAFGESRMTEDREAEEQAKRFIELLENNWNNCFSGLSLSDVPQCDEVDVSSLTEDLIKLQKFLKVAEDTAKKELLESPTNAVWKKLNETLLAEIALFNRKRTGEVAKMLLETYTNRKKAPASADIFNSLSRLEQELGDDKLTRVEIEGKNGRTMPVLLTARMISSLEILIANRDKVGVSKDNPYVFARSPDAASYVRGSDCLRKFARACNAKNPESLIHATVRKEVAIHCQILNLNESELDQVAKLLGHDTQVHKEYYRLSENAAHLAEISKLLLAMDQVPVVIPGPSEERIVSPTYGTYPAGTDSARAYPSGTYPTGSSYPTGTYSAKSYTVGSQPSRSYHAGTYPSKSYPSGSHSPRSYSAGTDSARAYPTGINPASSYPTVTHPAGTYRVGSYASGTYLAETHDARSCTEKTQLANACPASPYDLSSPARSYSSGMNPVRTYPAVTQLSTSYPAGTYAAQTLPAQTLPARTVITQTLPAQTLPTQTLPVGAVPAGAVLLGTGSVGTGKSGTVWKQRPWSDTAKAAVNRQMGHFISMMEVPGKRDCEVCLHNEPALRDRTWRDIKNYVHNTVKSIKRKNGLTRVDPTKQTKKGSAKKEKETIEAKSAKDWVGGTMTVPEQGQEEGLEAGPVATPRKPKIWSNEAQAAVRRQLGDFTKLMKIPGKKECDACIAAEPALQGRTWKDVKNYVHNTLKTMCRRHSSGKQNMDHEKPSPWTQNPGVQQNPGVHQKSGVPLGLPEEPPVYLSL from the exons ATGATCTTCTCATTTACAGACAAAGGACATGATGAGCAAAAG GCATGCACTGTTGAACAGAAGAGTTTAAGTGGCAAAGAGAAGCATTTAAATGACGAAAAGAAGAGTTTAAGTGATAATGAAGAGAGGCTTTTATGTGCAGCAGATAATCCTCACCGCAGAGGAAATGCTCACCTTGAGAGGAGTCCTCTATACAAAGGGAATCGTTTACACAAGCAAGAGAATCCTTCAAACAATGAAGAGAAGACTTCATGTGATGTGGTGAAGACTTTATGTGACATGGAGAGAGCTTTATGTGACATAAAGAATTGTGCTGAAGAGAGCAGTTCAAGTGACGACGAGAACAGTTCAGGTGATGAGGTAGAAGGACAAAGACTGGATTCAAACGTCCCAAGTGGGTCAGATCCTCTTCCATCTAAAGAAGAACACTCCTGTGATAATAATGTATCTGAGCAGTCCCTTCAAAAAACCTCACAAGCTAAAAAACCTTGCCGCAAAAAAAGTGTGCCACGGAAAGGTACAAGGTCAAACTTACGTTCTAGCACAAAAATGACAGTCAGCACATGTAGTACAACAGATGACGGTAAAAGAAAATGGGACAAAAAGTACTTCTGCCTGTATTGCAATGAACCACACCACAAAATTGCAAGACATTTAGAAAGGATACACGCAGAAGAAGCAGCTGTCGCTCATGCTGTCAGCTTCCCCAAACTCTCCAAAATCAGGTCTCTCTTGCTTGACCAACTCCGTAACAAAGGCAACTATCTACACAACTTGGAAGTTCTTCAAAGTGGAGATGGAGAAATTGTCACAAAGAAAAGACCCTCTTACAATGGTGTTTCTGTGCGTGACTACCTGCCCTGCCAACACTGCTTAGCTTTTTTCAACAAAATAGATTTATGGAAGCATGAGGGCTCATGTAAAGCCAGAAAAGGACAAGATGAAAAGAGGGGAGGAAAAAGAGTGCGGGTCCAGGCTGCGTCCTCTCGACTTCTTCCATTGCCTGTCTACTCTACTGGAGGATGTGAAGAAATAATACACAATATGAATCAAGATGACATTCAATGCCACATCAAAAATGATCCCCTGATATGTAAATATGGCAATGCACTATCTGCAAAGCATTGCCATGCCAAGTCACAGTTTACTTACATTAGTTCAAAAATGAGGGAATTGGCTAGATTTGTACTTACTGTAAATGAGATGGACTGTGGTGTCCAATATCTGCATGAAGTATGTGTACCATCCAAATTTAAATTGGCTGTTCATGCTGCCAGGAAAATGAGTGGTCATGACCCTACCTCTGACAGGTATAAGACCCCATCTCTTGCTTTAAAGATTGGCTATTCCTTGAAAAGAGCTACTGAAATAGCTTTTGGGGAGAGTCGTATGACAGAGGACCGTGAGGCAGAGGAACAAGCCAAAAGGTTCATTGAGCTGCTTGAAAACAATTGGAATAACTGTTTTTCCGGTCTGTCCCTGAGCGATGTCCCTCAGTGTGATGAAGTTGATGTGTCTTCACTTACTGAGGATTTGATTAAACTTCAGAAGTTTCTCAAGGTTGCAGAGGACACAGCAAAGAAAGAATTGCTTGAGAGCCCCACCAACGCTGTCTGGAAAAAGCTCAATGAAACTCTTCTTGCCGAAATAGCTCTCTTCAACAGAAAAAGGACAGGAGAGGTTGCGAAAATGCTGTTGgaaacatacacaaacagaaaGAAAGCTCCAGCTAGTGCAGACATTTTCAATAGCCTCTCAAGGCTGGAGCAGGAGCTTGGTGacgacaagctaaccagggtggAAATAGAAGGCAAAAATGGTAGAACAATGCCAGTCCTACTAACGGCGAGGATGATCTCATCTCTTGAGATCCTAATTGCAAACAGAGACAAAGTTGGTGTGTCAAAGGACAACCCTTATGTCTTCGCACGGAGCCCAGATGCAGCAAGCTACGTCAGAGGGTCCGACTGTCTGAGGAAATTTGCACGTGCGTGTAATGCAAAGAATCCTGAAAGTCTGATCCATGCGACAGTGAGGAAAGAGGTTGCTATCCATTGCCAAATACTGAACTTAAATGAAAGTGAATTGGATCAGGTGGCAAAATTATTGGGACATGACACCCAGGTCCACAAAGAGTACTACAGACTCTCTGAAAACGCAGCACATCTAGCAGAAATCAGCAAATTGCTGCTTGCAATGGATCAGGTTCCAGTTGTAATTCCAGGGCCATCTGAGGAAAGGATTGTTTCACCTACATATG GGACATATCCAGCAGGGACAGATTCTGCGAGGGCGTATCCTTCTGGCACATATCCCACTGGGTCATCATATCCTACAGGGACATATTCAGCAAAGTCATATACTGTAGGGTCACAGCCTTCAAGGTCATATCATGCTGGGACATATCCTTCGAAGTCATATCCTTCAGGATCACATTCTCCGAGGTCATATTCTGCGGGGACAGATTCTGCGAGGGCATATCCTACCGGAATAAATCCTGCTAGTTCATATCCTACTGTGACACATCCTGCAGGGACCTATCGAGTAGGTTCGTATGCTTCAGGGACATACCTAGCAGAGACGCATGATGCAAGGTCATGTACTGAAAAAACACAACTTGCAAATGCATGTCCTGCAAGTCCTTATGACCTCTCATCTCCTGCTAGATCATATTCTTCAGGGATGAATCCTGTGAGGACATATCCTGCGGTGACACAACTTTCGACGTCATATCCTGCTGGAACATATGCTGCGCAGACACTTCCAGCTCAAACGCTTCCAGCACGTACAGTTATTACTCAGACACTTCCTGCCCAGACTCTTCCAACACAGACACTTCCTGTCGGGGCAGTGCCTGCGGGTGCAGTTCTTTTGGGGACAGGTTCTGTGGGGACAGGTAAGTCGGGCACAGTGTGGAAACAGAGGCCATGGAGTGATACAGCTAAGGCTGCGGTGAACCGTCAGATGGGACACTTCATCTCAATGATGGAGGTTCCAGGTAAACGGGACTGTGAAGTTTGCCTGCACAATGAACCAGCTCTAAGAGACAGGACATGGAGGGACATAAAAAACTATGTGCACAACACAGTAAAATCTATAAAACGGAAGAATGGCCTTACAAGAGTGGACCccacaaaacagacaaagaaaggatcggcaaagaaagaaaaagaaacaaTAGAAGCTAAGAGtgctaaggactgggttggtggAACAATGACAGTACCTGAACAGGGTCAAGAGGAGGGCCTAGAGGCAGGTCCTGTGGCAACACCAAGGAAACCAAAGATATGGAGTAATGAGGCTCAGGCTGCGGTGAGGCGACAGCTAGGAGACTTCACTAAACTGATGAAGATTCCAGGTAAAAAGGAATGTGATGCATGTATTGCAGCTGAACCAGCTCTACAAGGCAGGACATGGAAAGATGTAAAAAACTATGTGCATAACACATTAAAGACTATGTGTAGGAGGCATAGTTCAGGCAAACAAAACATGGACCATGAAAAACCAAGTCCATGGACACAAAATCCAGGGGTGCAACAGAATCCAGGGGTGCATCAGAAATCAGGGGTGCCGTTGGGACTTCCAGAAGAGCCTCCTGTTTATCTGTCCTTGTGA